Within the Dolichospermum compactum NIES-806 genome, the region GTTTTGTTGGTTTCCTCAATTACTTGAGTATTATATTTACGAGGGTGCATACCTAATATCTCATAGAAATTCCCTCTTTCAAATACTGTCATGGTGTGGGTAGCGAATACAGTTAATAGGAAAAACCGCACCCATATCCGAGATTTCCAATTATTCCATAACTGGGGTTGAGAACGTAACAAAGCCTTGAAAAAATCACCGTGTCTATTCTCATCTTGACACCAACTTTCAAACTTTCTAAATAGAGGATAAAACTGGTACTCTGGATTTTTTTCCATATGGCGAAATACTAAAATGTAGCGCCAATAACCGATTTTTTCCGATAGGTAAACTGTGTAAATAACCCACTCGATTGGGAAAAATGTATAGGTACGATTTTTAGTGAGATAACTCAAGTCAAGGGAAAGGTTAAAATCTGCCATTGACTTATTCAAAAAGCCAGCATGACGGGCTTCATCTCGCGCTAAATAAGCAAATGCTTCTGATAGTAAAGGGTTACTATCCTTGAGACGACGAGATAATTCTTTAAATAGTAAAAACCCAGAGAATTCCGAAGTACAAGAACGTTCTAAAAAGTCAATAAAAGCAAGTCGTTTTTCACCAACAATGTGATCCCAACCTTGCTTAAATTCATCATCTCGCACAAAGTGATGACGGTTATAATCAGCCTTGAGTTCGTCAATTACAGCCCTTAATTCCGTTTCATACCCAGAAATATCCATTTTTGCCACTGTATCAAAGTCAGTGGTATAAAACCTGGGTGTTAATAATGTTTCTTGAACTGGTGTTTTTACACCCGATTTCGATAAATCAAGTGGCGATTTATCCAACGATTTAACCATAAGTAGTCCCTTTACCATTATCTGACTTAAAATTATATAAGCATAAATATTTGTTATTAGTCATCAGTTAAATTATTGAAACTAATTATTACAAAAATACTGAATTATTCTTAATTTTCGTATAGTTTAAATACCTATTTACGGGACAAATGTATTTAGGAAACCATAAATAAATATGAATACTCTTATAGTTATACAAAGAATAATAGTTAAATAATTTCAGGAGCAGTAAAAATAGCCGAAATCCACATCGGTAGTAATTTGTGCTAGAGAAATTATTCTCAAAACCCTATTCCCACAGAATAGCAATTTTCCTGTGATGATAACGACGGTGAACTGATAAACAAGTCGTTGAAATTTGCAAGCCCTGACAAGTAAACAAGAAGGAACTAAGAATGAGTAATGATTTGGCCATGAAACTGCGTGTAGGAACTCAACAAGCGCATACAGATTCAGAAAATCTCGGCTTCATGAAATGTTTTGTGCAAGGAGTTGTAGATAGAGATTGTTTCATTCAATTATTGAGAAATTTCTATTTTGTTTATAGTGAACTAGAAGCAGCAATTGAGAAACATAAACAGCATCCTGTGATTAGTTTGATTTATTTTCCCGAACTAAATCGCCAATCTTCCCTAGAGCAAGATATGTTATTTTATTATGGGAGTCAATGGCACAAACGCATCACCCCTTCACCTGCCGCTCAAGCTTATATTGCGCGTATCCAACAAATTTCCACTCATGAACCTGCACTATTATTAGCTCATTCCTATACTCGTTATTTGGGTGATCTTTCTGGTGGGCAAATGCTCCAAAAAATTGCTCAGTCAGCCTTAAAACTTTCTGGACATGAAGGAACTTCCTTTTACAATTTTCAGCAAATTCCAGACAAGCAGACTTTCAAAGGAAAGTATCGTCAAGCATTAGATAAAGTTAATATTGATGATACAACCGCTGACAAAATTGTAGCAGAAGCTAACCATGCTTTTAAGTTAAATATGCAGATACTTCAAGAATTGGAAAGTATCTTAATCGAAGCTCTTGGTAGAGCCACTTACAATGATTTAGTTTAAGTTCCTGCATAACTTACAAAAATATAATTCATCACGCAATTAATTTCAGCAACGATGAATTATATAAAAATCCATCCTCTTCCTCTGTGTTCTCTGTGCCTCTGTGGTTCGTCAAAAAATAATGCTAACTACAAACAAATAGAATAAATATATTCTATTTGCTAAATCCTAAATTACAACATTAAATTGGGAAAATTGATTACTTCCCAACTACACAGAAATATACTCACATTTATTGGAGACTGTAATGGTTTTTCTACTACCTGGCATTAAGTTTGATTTTGATCTAATTCAAAAGTATGATACTCGCGCTCCTAGATACACGAGTTATCCCCCAGCAACAGAATTAAGTGAAAATTTCACTGCAACAGATTTCCAAGCGGCAATTACCGCATCTAATCAAAGAAAAACTCCCCTATCTTTGTATTTTCATATTCCTTTTTGCCAAAGTGCTTGTTATTTCTGCGGTTGCAATACCGTGATTACCAATAACAGGAAAATGGCTATTCCATATCTAGAACATTTGGAACAGGAAATCAAAAATACCTCAGCTTTAATTGATAAAGATAGAAAGGTGCTTCAGATTCATTGGGGTGGAGGTACACCGAATTATTTAGAACTTGATCAAGTAGAATTCCTGTGGAAAAATATCACCCGCAATTTCCAAATTGCTTCAAATGCAGAAGTATCTATTGAAATTAATCCCCGCTATGTAAATAGAGATTATATCTTATTCTTGCGGGATATTGGCTTTAACCGGATTAGTTTTGGTATTCAAGATTTTAACCCAGAAGTACAAAAAGCGGTGAATCGGATTCAACCCGAATCATTACTTTTTGATGTCATGGGTTGGATTAAAGAGGCTGAATTTGATAGTGTCAACGTAGACTTAATTTACGGTTTACCTTATCAAACTCTAGAAACTTTTCGGGAAACATTACACAAGACAATGGCTTTAGATGCTGATAGAATTGTCGTGTTCAATTTTGCCTATGTACCTTGGATTAAACCTGTGCAAAAAATGATTCCCCAAGCAGCATTACCGGGAGCAGCAGAAAAGTTAGATATTCTCAAAATGACGATTGAGGAATTAACTAATAACAAGTATCTGTTTATTGGGATGGATCATTTTGCTAAAAACAACAATGAATTAGCGATCGCTCAACGTCATGGTACACTAAAACGTAACTTCCAAGGTTATACTACCCACGCAGAAACCGAATTGTTTGGTTTTGGTGCTACATCTATTAGTATGTTAGAAGATGCCTATGCTCAAAACCACAAGGAATTAAAGGATTATTACAAAGCAGTTGCCGCAGGTGTGATTCCTACAAGTAAAGGCATTAAACTCACTCAAGATGACATTATTAGACGGGATGTAATTATGTCCATAATGTCTCACTTTCAACTAAATAAGTCAGAAATTGAACAGAAATATCATATCAATTTTGATAAATATTTCTCCTATGAACTCAAAGAATTAGCACCTCTACAAGCTGATGGATTAGTAAATGCATTAGCTGATGAAATCCATATTACTGATATTGGCAGATTGCTAGTTAGAAATATTGCGGTTGTTTTCGATACTCATACAAGAACTAGAGAGACAAAATTCTCTCGTTCTATTTAATGAAAATTGGTATGTAGTGATGATTTATGGAGAGAACAAAACTACATACCTTTTGATTTATATACTTTACGTCATTAGATAGAAATAAATAACATGAAGCTTTGATAAATTTGACATAACTTGAGTCAAATTTTTGAGGACATCCATGAATATTATTACTTGGATAATATTAGGACTATTAGCTGGTGTTATTGCCAAATCAATCTATCCTGGTTATCAAGGTGGGGGAATGATATCCACCATGATATTAGGCATTGTTGGTGCTTTTATCGGTGGAACTTTATTTACTCTCATTCGTACAGGGACTTTACAACTTACATCTGCATCTTTAAGTATTCCTGGAGTAGTAGTGGCAGTTATTGGGGCAATTATTGCCATTTATTTATGGGGATTATGGCAAAGAAGCAGCAGAGTCTAACTCAACAATAGTTAGGATGATAAATTTTGTTTTTTAGGTTAAAGTTTGCAGGAGCTAAAATTATGTTTTTTCACAAAAAAGAGTCCATTCACGCTGTCAAGGTTGATGAAGCCAACCCCCGGTTTGCTCAGTTACTTCTAGAACAATTTGGTGGTGCAACTGGTGAACTCTCCGCAGCTTTGCAATACTGGGTACAATCTTTTCATGTAGAAAATCCTGCAATTAAGGATATGCTCCAGGATATTGCTATCGAGGAATTTGGCCATTTAGAAATGGTTGGTAAACTCATTGAAATGCACACTAAAAATACTGACCAAACAGAAGCATATAAAAGTACCTTATTTGCTATCCGAGGTATGGGACCCCATTTTCTTGATAGTCAGGGAAATACTTGGACTGCAAGTTATTTGAATGAAGGTGGTGATGTTGTCCGCGATTTACGTGCTAATATTGCCGCTGAGGGTGGCGCTCGACAAACTTATGAAGAGTTGATTAAACTAGCAACAGATGAGGGAACAAAACAAACTTTAGTACATCTGTTAACGCGAGAAGTTTCTCATACTCAGATGTTTATGAAAGCTTTGGATTCTTTGGGTAAGTTGAGTGAACCTCTTTTTGGTAATATCCAACCAGATGAAACTGTCGCTCTTTACTATAATTTATCAACAGATGGAGATGGCAAAGATCAGCGTGGCCCCTGGAATTCTGAACCAACATTCCAATATGTCTCTAATCCACTAGAAATGGTAATGAGTGCCAAATAAGAATTTTATTGTTTGATAGCGTAGCGTGGTGCAAGCCATATCAGGACTTAAAGATTAGCGAGATTTAATTACTTGTCTGAATCAGGATTTACAGGATTTAAAGATTAACAGGATGTTGTATTTATTCATCCTAAAAATTCTTTAATCCTGGGTATCCTGATTCAGACATTATTCCATTTCTCTAATAATATTCATCTTCCAAAACTTCCTAACCATCAAAAATCACTCATCCTGAAAATCCTAAAATCATGAAAATCCTCAAATCTTGAGTATCCTGATTCAGAAATTTTTATTTTTCTACAGACTTTGCTATTACTCCTAATTGTAAACCTGGTGGAAAGCTACCTTCTTCCTTAATTCGCTTAATTTCCGCAGCAGTAATTTGCAAATTTAACCTTTGTGCTAATGCTTGGACAATATCCCCTCTATCAATGACACCAGCAACAGCATCCGCCGGAGAAAGAACAGTAATTTGAGCTAATTGTTCGGTTTCTAATTTCTTAATTACCTCAGCCAAAGAAGTAGATTCAAGCACAGTGGGAATTGTCGTCAAAGGATGAACAATAGTTTGTAAAGTTTGATTTTCCCATGCACTTCTTTGGGTTGTTCGCAAGTCATTAATATTAACTAAACCCCGATAACGACCATCAGCAGCGGCAAAATAGACTTGCGGTGTAGTAGTTTCTAAAAGATATAAATCAGCAAATTCTCGCAATGTTTGATTAGCATCAACAACCCGAAAATTACGAGTCATGCCATCGGCTGCTACTAACTTGAGTAAAGTTTCTTGTAATGTGGTAACACGGTCATAACTGTTAGCATTACGCACGGCAAACCAACCGATCAAAACAATCCATAAACCTGTGATAAATTCTCTGGTAAAGAAGTCAATAGCAAATCCCAAAGCGATCGCACCATAACCAAAAATTTGTCCAGCCTTTGCCGCCCAGTGTACCGCTTGAAAGCGATCGCCTGTAATTTTCCACAAAGCCGCTTTTAATACCTGTCCCCCATCTAAAGGCAACCCAGGAATTAAATTAAATAAAGCCACAACTAAATTAATTCTCGATAAATCCCCCGTCATTTCACTCAGAGGGTTACTATTGGGAATTACACTTGCTGCTAGACGCAGTAAGAAAAATAGAATAACACTTACCGCAGGTCCAGCGATCGCCACCTGAAAAGCTTTACCAGGAGTTTTCGATTCCTCCTCAATTGCCGCCACCCCCCCAAACAAAAACAAAGTAATCGAATTCACCTTAATACCTTGGGATTGTGCCACCAAGCTATGTCCTAACTCATGCAGCAGCACCGAAGCAAATAACAGCAGTGCCATCATCAAACCAGCACTCCAACCCGCAACAGTCCCCCATTGCTGATAAGCTAACCCAAAATTCAGAGTTGTTAGCCCCAAAATCACAAACCATAAGGGGTCTAAAAATAAAGGAATGCCAAATAAAGAACCTATTCGCCAAGTTTGCATTATTAGATATTTCCAGAAATTCTTTTATAGAGAAAAATGTATGTATAACTCTAGGATAGACAATTTTAAATAGCATAGATCCCCGACTTCTCCAAGAAGCCGGGGATCTGGAATTTGTTAATCCAACTTATAAACGACCAATATTAGTCAGTCCTAACACAATACCAATACCAATTACATGACCAAAAGCCATTGCTCCAATGAATCCTGGTACACTTACAGGCAATATGGGCATAGCCGGTCCAACTTTAGCAGATTTCAGGGCAAAAGTAAATAATAATACAACTGCGCTGCTGGCACTGATAATGATACCGACTGTAGGACTCCACACTGGTGTAACAGGAACGGATGCTGCGGCTAATAAAATTGATGACATGAAATTGTGTTCTCCTAAATGAAAAAATGAATATAGTCCTACAGAATTATAAAATTACCCAGGACAAAGCAAAAGTTTTTAACTTGAATTAAGATACTTTTGTGATTATTTGTAACTTTTCTGATAGAAATGCGGGTTAAAATTTGCGGTATTACTCAACCAGAGCAGTCTTTAGCTATAGCTGCCCTCGGTGCAACAGCACTAGGATTTATCTGTGTTCCCACTTCCCCTCGTTACGTTACCATAGCCCAAATTCAGGCAGCTATCGGACTCATTCCCGAAAATATTGATAAAATCGGCGTTTTTGCTAACACCACTATTGCCGAAATTACTCGAACAGTTCAAAAGTCTGGTTTAACCGGTGTCCAGCTACATGGAGACGAAACACCAGAATTTTGCCAGCAATTACGTCAATCCCTATCTCAAGTGGAAATTATCAAAGCCTTGCGAGTCCGCAGTTTAGAGCATCTACAAACCACCATACATTACACCGATTATGTAGATACTCTACTACTTGATGCTTACCATCCCCAACAGTTAGGAGGAACAGGACAAACCTTAGATTGGCATCAACTAAATCAACAATTTAACCCTAGTCTTCCTTGGTTCTTAGCCGGAGGACTCACACCAGATAATATTTTGACTGCTTTAAGTCAAATTAAACCCAATGGTATTGATCTATCTAGTGGTGTCGAACACTCACCAGGTAACAAAGATTTAGATAAAGTAGCCCTATTGTTTCAAAAGTTAGGGAATTGATAATTGGTAATTGGTAATTGGTCATTGGTCATTGGGAAGAAATATTCCCCCTGTTCCCTGTTCCCTGTTCCCTGTTCCCTGTTCCCTGTTCCCTGTTCCCTGTTCCCTGTTCCCTACTTAAAATAATGACGCTTGATGACGAATCAAGTTGAAAAATTCTTCACGGGTTTTGTGTTCGTCTCGGAATATGCCTACCATCGAACTGGTAACTGTCCAAGAACCAGGTTTTTGAACCCCCCGCATCACCATACACATATGAGTAGCTTCCATAACTACAGCCACACCTTTGGGTTCGAGAACTGCTTGTAGTGCCTCAGCAATTTGTCGAGTTAGTCTTTCTTGAACTTGCAATCGCCGAGAATACATTTCCACAATTCTTGCCAGTTTGCTTAATCCCACAACTTTTTGATTGGGAATATAGGCAACGTGCGCTCTGCCCATAAATGGCAACATATGATGTTCACACAAGCTAAAGAAGTTAATGTCTCTTACCAAGACCATTTCATCATGTCCTTCATCAAATATCGCACCATTGATGAGGTCTTCTAGAGATTCATTGTAGCCGCTGGTGAGAAATTTCATCGCCTTAGCTACGCGCTTGGGTGTTTTTAGCAGTCCTTCCCGTTCAGGATCTTCTCCTAATCCTACTAACATTGTCCGCACGGCTTGCATCATCTCATCCATTGTTTCTTCCGAGGGTGGATGTATTTCTGGTTCTCTGCCATTATGGGTATTGCGGTCTGGTCGGACATTGATAGCTTCTGCTAAATCGGGAATGAGAGGAGATTGAGAGGTATTAGCACCGTTTGAACCAACGATAGTCATGATTAAATTTTAGTAATTGGTTAGTTGTTAGCACTTAGTTGTCAATTGTCAGTGGTAATTAGTCATTCAAAAAGATAAATGACGAAATTACCAATTAGAGAACACCAGCATTGGAAATAATCGTCAATTCTTCAATTACTGCTTCTTGTGGTAATAAGACAGTGTGTAGAATTGTTGTGGCCACAATTTCTGGAGTTAACATTTGGGAACGGTCAAAGTTAGCCTGAACAGTTGGAGTATCCCAAATTGCCGTATTCACAGAACCAGGACAAATGGCAATGACGCGAATGCCATTAGCCCGTTCTTCTTGTGCGAGGGTTTGGGAGAGGAAAAGAAGTCCTGCTTTACTAACGCAGTAAGCGCCCCAACCTGGAAAGGTTTGTTTGGCTGCTATAGAAGCAATGTTAATAATTGTGCCTTGCCCTTGTTGGCGCATTCCTGGCAAAATTCCCATCATGCACTGAAAGACACTGGTGAGGTTCAAGTCAATGACTTGTTGCCAGTCTTCCAAGGGTGTTTCACTCAGGTTGCCTGTATATCCAATTCCAGCGTTATTAATGAGAATATTTATGTTGCCAAATTCATCAGCTATTCCTTGAATTTTGGATTTAACTTGGGTAACTTCAGCTAAGTCTAGACAAAAGGCTTGGGCTTCTACTCCTAACTCCTGTGCAGCTTTAGCTACAGACTCTAGTTTATCCTGAGAACGACTGACCAATACTACATCTATTCCAGCTTTGGCAAATGCTAAAGCTGTTGCTTTGCCAATTCCGCTACTAGCACCAGTAATTAAGGCGCGTCTTTTTTGCTCAGAATTCATGATATTTTCCAACTTTTTGGCAGCACCTTCAGCCAACAGCCACTCGTAAAATCAATTCAGAGGGAACAGGGAACGGGCAACTTTCTAACAGGAAAAACTCATGTTTAAAAACATGAGATTGAAATAATGACACTGTTTTTTTTCGTGCTACGCATCTTAAAAAACATCTTTTTTCTGACTGAAGCTCTAAACTCAGCAACATTTGTTTCTTATCTGTTCCCTGTTCCCTTTTTTTGTAAATACAAATGCCTATAGCTCTTGAAGATTGTTAAAAATCTTTAAGCAGCCATAGGCAATTATAGCATTGCTGTAATTCTATGCCATTTTCTGGAATATTTTTAGTGAGCAAGTTCTGTGAAAACGCCGATATTACGGAATTTATCATAACGCAGTTGGCGGCGCTCGGCTGGGGTGAGACGGTTGAGTTCGTCTAAGTTTTCCAGCAAGGCTTGTTTTAAGTTGGTAGCCGCTGTTAAGGGGTCTGAGTGTGCGCCACCCAAGGGTTCAGGGAGGATTTGGTCAATAATGCCTAAGTTTTTGAGGTCGTGGGAGATGATTTTCAGGGCTACGGCGGCTAGGTGAGATTTACTGGCATCTTTCCACAAAATTGCGGCGCAGGCTTCGGGGGTAGCTACGGTGTAAACTGAGTGTTCAAACATCAGCAGGCGATCGCCTACACCAATACCCAAAGCCCCACCAGAACCACCTTCACCGATAACTGTACAAATAATCGGTACGTCAAAACTGAACATTTCTCGGAGGTTATAGGCGATCGCCTCTCCTTGCCCTTGATGTTCGGCTTCTATGCCCGCCCAAGCCCCAGGAGTATCAATAAAGGTCAAAATTGGCATACTAAATTTATTGGCGTGTTCCATGAGGCGTAGAGCCTTACGGTAGCCACCAGGAGCCGCCATGCCAAAGTTCCGGGCAACGTTGTCTTTAGTATCTCGACCTTTTTGGTGTCCTAACATCATCACTGGTTGTCCAGCTATGCGACCAACGCCACCAACTAACGCCGGATCATCGCCACCACAGCGATCGCCATGTAACTCCATCCATTCATCACTGATAGACTGGATATAATCTAAAGTGCTAGGGCGGCGGGGATGACGAGCTACCTGCAATCGTTGAGATGGTGTCAGACTGCTAAAAATCTCTTCCCGCAATTGCGTCGCCCGCGTTTCTAATTGGCGAATTTGTCCAGAAACATCAACACCATTTTCTTCAGCCAATTGGCGAATTTGGTCAATCCGAGTGGCCAGTTCTGCTAAAGGCTTTTCAAAATCTAACAGTAGCGGTTTGCGCTCAGTGGTTGCCATAATTATGTTAGTTGTCAGTTGTCAGTTGTCAGTTGTCAGTTGTTGGTTGTCAGTTGTCAGTTGTCAGTTGTCAGTTGTCAGTTCTATTCTCTTTGCTACTGACCAATGACTACTGACCAATGACTACTGACCAACGACCAATGACTAAACTAGTAATGGTCTAAAACCGTGTTTAATGGACACTCGACCAATTTGCTCCATTTTGTCTACGGTAATCTGATTACGCCCCCAAGAAAAGTTTGTATATAACTTCTCAAACTCCAGCAGCATTGATTCGGCAAAACAAGCAAATAATTGCCGCCCTGGCACATCCATATTGACAATTTTCATAATTTTCCAGTCAATATCTAGGGAATGCTCCACAATGCCACCATTTAATACATATACCCCCGGATGCTGAACTTTTGTGCCTAAGTTTTTAGGATAGCCACCATCAATCAATAGGCAGGGTTGTTTTAATGTTGTTGGGTCAATTTCTACGCCTTTGGGCATACTCGCTACCCAGACGACAATATCCGCTTGGGGTAATGCTTCCTGTAACCCCATTATTTTACCCCGTCCTAGTTCTGCTTGTAGTTCTTCGAGACGTTCTTGGTTTCTCGCAATCAAGAGCAATTCTTGGACATCTGTTTTTTTATCTAACCAGCGAGTGACTGCGCTGCCAATATCCCCTGTTGCACCACACACAGCTACAGTTGCTTTGGACAATTCAATCCCTAGTTGTTTGGAAGCTTCTTCTACCTGCCGACAGATAATGTAGGCTGTATGAGTATTGCCTGTGGTGAACCGTTCAAAATCTAGGTTAATATTGCGGACTTGTTTGAACTGCTCTAAATTGAAGTTCTCAAAAATAATTGAAGAAAATCCACCCAAGGCTGTAATATCAATCCCATGCTTCTGAGCATGAGCCATAGCATTAAGAATTTTGCGCGTTGCGGCTTTAATGCGGCGATTAGCCAGCATTTCCGGTAAAAAGCATGATTCTACATACTTTCCTTCTATTTTCTGCCCGGTGATACTGGTGACAGTAATATGATCAACTATTTGCGGCGGGGCGCTACACCAAAAGTCTAGCCCTTGATCGGCATATTCTGGATATCCCAATTCTTGAGCTACTGATTGAGCGTGTTCTAAACTAGTCAGATGTCCAATTAAACCAAACATGGAGTGATATATTAGGCGTGTGCTGTCGTGCAAAACCAATTTTAGATTTTAGATTTTGGAAAAATCAAAAAACTATGCCAACTTTAAATCAGATACAGATACAGCAGGAGTCAGGAGTAAAACTGGCTTGTTGTCAGGCTTTAAATTTAGATCCTGTACCTCATCAATCTGCAATCTGCTATATGATGTCTAACTATTAAAAATACTACATAAGGTGTGCAAATAGTTCGCAATTCGTAATTAAGTAGGGTTTGCCGAAAAAGTTGTCTGTGATAAGAGGGAACAGGGAACAGGGAACAGGGAACAGTTT harbors:
- a CDS encoding biliverdin-producing heme oxygenase → MSNDLAMKLRVGTQQAHTDSENLGFMKCFVQGVVDRDCFIQLLRNFYFVYSELEAAIEKHKQHPVISLIYFPELNRQSSLEQDMLFYYGSQWHKRITPSPAAQAYIARIQQISTHEPALLLAHSYTRYLGDLSGGQMLQKIAQSALKLSGHEGTSFYNFQQIPDKQTFKGKYRQALDKVNIDDTTADKIVAEANHAFKLNMQILQELESILIEALGRATYNDLV
- a CDS encoding SDR family oxidoreductase yields the protein MNSEQKRRALITGASSGIGKATALAFAKAGIDVVLVSRSQDKLESVAKAAQELGVEAQAFCLDLAEVTQVKSKIQGIADEFGNINILINNAGIGYTGNLSETPLEDWQQVIDLNLTSVFQCMMGILPGMRQQGQGTIINIASIAAKQTFPGWGAYCVSKAGLLFLSQTLAQEERANGIRVIAICPGSVNTAIWDTPTVQANFDRSQMLTPEIVATTILHTVLLPQEAVIEELTIISNAGVL
- a CDS encoding manganese catalase family protein; translated protein: MFFHKKESIHAVKVDEANPRFAQLLLEQFGGATGELSAALQYWVQSFHVENPAIKDMLQDIAIEEFGHLEMVGKLIEMHTKNTDQTEAYKSTLFAIRGMGPHFLDSQGNTWTASYLNEGGDVVRDLRANIAAEGGARQTYEELIKLATDEGTKQTLVHLLTREVSHTQMFMKALDSLGKLSEPLFGNIQPDETVALYYNLSTDGDGKDQRGPWNSEPTFQYVSNPLEMVMSAK
- a CDS encoding site-2 protease family protein, which gives rise to MQTWRIGSLFGIPLFLDPLWFVILGLTTLNFGLAYQQWGTVAGWSAGLMMALLLFASVLLHELGHSLVAQSQGIKVNSITLFLFGGVAAIEEESKTPGKAFQVAIAGPAVSVILFFLLRLAASVIPNSNPLSEMTGDLSRINLVVALFNLIPGLPLDGGQVLKAALWKITGDRFQAVHWAAKAGQIFGYGAIALGFAIDFFTREFITGLWIVLIGWFAVRNANSYDRVTTLQETLLKLVAADGMTRNFRVVDANQTLREFADLYLLETTTPQVYFAAADGRYRGLVNINDLRTTQRSAWENQTLQTIVHPLTTIPTVLESTSLAEVIKKLETEQLAQITVLSPADAVAGVIDRGDIVQALAQRLNLQITAAEIKRIKEEGSFPPGLQLGVIAKSVEK
- a CDS encoding phosphoribosylanthranilate isomerase, whose translation is MRVKICGITQPEQSLAIAALGATALGFICVPTSPRYVTIAQIQAAIGLIPENIDKIGVFANTTIAEITRTVQKSGLTGVQLHGDETPEFCQQLRQSLSQVEIIKALRVRSLEHLQTTIHYTDYVDTLLLDAYHPQQLGGTGQTLDWHQLNQQFNPSLPWFLAGGLTPDNILTALSQIKPNGIDLSSGVEHSPGNKDLDKVALLFQKLGN
- a CDS encoding GlsB/YeaQ/YmgE family stress response membrane protein; translation: MNIITWIILGLLAGVIAKSIYPGYQGGGMISTMILGIVGAFIGGTLFTLIRTGTLQLTSASLSIPGVVVAVIGAIIAIYLWGLWQRSSRV
- a CDS encoding long-chain acyl-[acyl-carrier-protein] reductase; the encoded protein is MFGLIGHLTSLEHAQSVAQELGYPEYADQGLDFWCSAPPQIVDHITVTSITGQKIEGKYVESCFLPEMLANRRIKAATRKILNAMAHAQKHGIDITALGGFSSIIFENFNLEQFKQVRNINLDFERFTTGNTHTAYIICRQVEEASKQLGIELSKATVAVCGATGDIGSAVTRWLDKKTDVQELLLIARNQERLEELQAELGRGKIMGLQEALPQADIVVWVASMPKGVEIDPTTLKQPCLLIDGGYPKNLGTKVQHPGVYVLNGGIVEHSLDIDWKIMKIVNMDVPGRQLFACFAESMLLEFEKLYTNFSWGRNQITVDKMEQIGRVSIKHGFRPLLV
- the folE gene encoding GTP cyclohydrolase I FolE, with translation MTIVGSNGANTSQSPLIPDLAEAINVRPDRNTHNGREPEIHPPSEETMDEMMQAVRTMLVGLGEDPEREGLLKTPKRVAKAMKFLTSGYNESLEDLINGAIFDEGHDEMVLVRDINFFSLCEHHMLPFMGRAHVAYIPNQKVVGLSKLARIVEMYSRRLQVQERLTRQIAEALQAVLEPKGVAVVMEATHMCMVMRGVQKPGSWTVTSSMVGIFRDEHKTREEFFNLIRHQASLF
- a CDS encoding acetyl-CoA carboxylase carboxyltransferase subunit alpha, which produces MATTERKPLLLDFEKPLAELATRIDQIRQLAEENGVDVSGQIRQLETRATQLREEIFSSLTPSQRLQVARHPRRPSTLDYIQSISDEWMELHGDRCGGDDPALVGGVGRIAGQPVMMLGHQKGRDTKDNVARNFGMAAPGGYRKALRLMEHANKFSMPILTFIDTPGAWAGIEAEHQGQGEAIAYNLREMFSFDVPIICTVIGEGGSGGALGIGVGDRLLMFEHSVYTVATPEACAAILWKDASKSHLAAVALKIISHDLKNLGIIDQILPEPLGGAHSDPLTAATNLKQALLENLDELNRLTPAERRQLRYDKFRNIGVFTELAH
- the hemN gene encoding oxygen-independent coproporphyrinogen III oxidase; this translates as MVFLLPGIKFDFDLIQKYDTRAPRYTSYPPATELSENFTATDFQAAITASNQRKTPLSLYFHIPFCQSACYFCGCNTVITNNRKMAIPYLEHLEQEIKNTSALIDKDRKVLQIHWGGGTPNYLELDQVEFLWKNITRNFQIASNAEVSIEINPRYVNRDYILFLRDIGFNRISFGIQDFNPEVQKAVNRIQPESLLFDVMGWIKEAEFDSVNVDLIYGLPYQTLETFRETLHKTMALDADRIVVFNFAYVPWIKPVQKMIPQAALPGAAEKLDILKMTIEELTNNKYLFIGMDHFAKNNNELAIAQRHGTLKRNFQGYTTHAETELFGFGATSISMLEDAYAQNHKELKDYYKAVAAGVIPTSKGIKLTQDDIIRRDVIMSIMSHFQLNKSEIEQKYHINFDKYFSYELKELAPLQADGLVNALADEIHITDIGRLLVRNIAVVFDTHTRTRETKFSRSI
- the psaK gene encoding photosystem I reaction center subunit PsaK, whose protein sequence is MSSILLAAASVPVTPVWSPTVGIIISASSAVVLLFTFALKSAKVGPAMPILPVSVPGFIGAMAFGHVIGIGIVLGLTNIGRL
- the acsF gene encoding magnesium-protoporphyrin IX monomethyl ester (oxidative) cyclase is translated as MVKSLDKSPLDLSKSGVKTPVQETLLTPRFYTTDFDTVAKMDISGYETELRAVIDELKADYNRHHFVRDDEFKQGWDHIVGEKRLAFIDFLERSCTSEFSGFLLFKELSRRLKDSNPLLSEAFAYLARDEARHAGFLNKSMADFNLSLDLSYLTKNRTYTFFPIEWVIYTVYLSEKIGYWRYILVFRHMEKNPEYQFYPLFRKFESWCQDENRHGDFFKALLRSQPQLWNNWKSRIWVRFFLLTVFATHTMTVFERGNFYEILGMHPRKYNTQVIEETNKTAAKAFPIILNTNHPYFFWYLEQCALYNQKIIDLNNVQDWGIVKFFQKIPLILMIFWYMFKIFLIKPIDTEATREQVC